The window CGACGCGCTGGGAGTGGTCGTGCACACCGGCTCGGCCGTCTCCGGCGGGCGCGAGGCGGGCCTGTCGCGCACCCGCGAACGGCTGATGCCGCTGCTGGAGAGGCTGGGCGGGGACGTCCCGCCCGTGCTGCTGGAGCCGATGGCCGGTCAGGGCCAGGTGCTGTGCGCGACCATCGACGACCTGGCCGCCTACCTGGAGGTGCTGGAGTGGCACCCGCGCGTGGGCGTGTGCCTGGACACCGCGCACATGTTCGCCGCCGGGCACGACATCTCCACGGTGGAGGGCATGCGCGCGACCCTGGACCGCTTCGGCGCGGTGGTCGGCGCCGACCGGTTGAAGGTCGTGCACTGCAACGACTCCAAGGCAGCGTGCGGCAGCTGCAGGGACCGGCACGAGAACATCGGCGCCGGGCACATCGGCGCGGAGCCGTTCGGCGAGCTGTTCCGCCACCCGGTGAGCGCCGGTGTGCCGCTGATCCTGGAGACCCCGGGGCCGGCCGGTCCGCACGCCGCCGACGTGGCGACGCTCAAGAGGCTGCGCGAGACCTGAGGGACGGTCGTCGGGGCGGCTCAGTCCCGCTCGGCGGCGCTCCCCTCCGACCTGCCCTCGGCCTCGGGCAGGACCGGGAAGAGCGCGGTGTCCACCTGGACGACGTCGGTGTCGGGATGGCTCTCGGGGGTCCGTCCCTGGAAACGCCTCCCCCACGAGCCGAGGAAGTCGTTGAGCGCGTCGGCGAACTCGGCCGCCTCCCCCGGGGTCATCCGGGCGTGGCTGGTGGAGTCGGTGGCGGCGTCCTTCCACCTGCGCACCGCGGGCAGGTCGGGACTGTCGGAGACCAGTGCGGTCCAGTCCGCGAAGCGCCTGCGCTTCTGCTGGTAGAGGCGGTCCAGGACGGCCTGGGCGACGACCCTGGTCTCGGGGTTGCTCAGGAACTCGTGCCCGGACATGCTCCAGCCGCCGGGCCTCATCCGCCACCAGCGCTCGCGTCCGCCCGTGCGTCCCGGTTCGTTGTCGATGAACCCGTAGCGCGAGAGTTGGCGTAGGTGGTAGCTGGTGGCGCCGCTGCTCTCCCCCAGGCGCCGGCCCAGGATGGTGGCGGTGGCCGGGCCGTTGATCCTGAGCTCGTCCAGCAGGCGGGCGCGCAGGGGGTGGGCCAGGCCCCGCAGGGCCTGTGCGCTGACCCGCATCTGCTGATGGGAGTCGGCGGGGACGTCGGCGTCGTCGGTCATGGCCCTCACCGTACTGGGGGAGCCCTTCCGCAAACAGTTCGCCGCAAAGCCTTCTTGGCGCTGCTGGCCCACGTGTCGCCCTCCTGAGGTGCGGCGGGGTCAGCGGTCGCCGGCGGCGGACGCGGCGGCCTCGTCGGACAGCCGCGCGCACTCGGCGACGGACCTGCGGAAGACCAGGGGCGTGACCACCATGACCAGCCCGCCGACCAGGAAGGGCAGGGCGAGGTCGATCCGGCCCAGCAGACCCCCCAGCAGCGCGCCGACCGGGGACAGCCCCCAGCCCGCCATGCGGAAGGCGGCGGCCGCCCGGCCGCGCACGTGGGAGGGGACCACGGCCTGGAAGAACAGGGAGCCGGACACGTTGGTCACCGTCAGGAACAGGCCCATCAGCCCCCAGGCGAGGGCGGCGGACCAGGCGTCGGGCACCAGGCCCACCGCCAACAGGCAGGCACCCATCCCCAGGTAGCCGCCCATCATGACCGTCCTGCGGCCGAGGCCCGCGACGAACCGGGCGGCGAGCACGGAGCCCAGAACACCACCGACCGCGATCGACGCCATGAAGAGCCCGTACAGGGCCTCGGGAACGCCCAACACCTCCTGGGCGTAGAGGACCAGCACCGAGGTGGCCATCTGGATACCGATCATGGACCCGGCGTTGTTGAACGCCAGGCCCCGGGTCAGCGGCCGGCCGAAGACGTAGGCGAAACCCTCCCGCAGGGAGCGCAGGACGCCCTGGCCGGACCCCGCGCCCTCACCGCTCTCCGCGCCCCCGTTGGACTCGGCGGCCCCGGTGGACCCGGCCGGGACGGGAACCCGCCGCAGCATGAGGGCGACGGTCACCACGAGCACGGCGCACAGGGCGTAGGACAGGGCCGTCCCGGCCACGGGCAGGGCGGCGGCGACCGCGAAGAGCACACCGGCGACGGGGGTGGCCACACAGTCCTGGGCGACCAGGCGGCCGCCCTCCAGCCTGCTGTTGGCGCGGTCCAGCAGGCGGCCGGGCACGATCCGCGCCACGGTGATCCGGGTGACGGGGTCGGTGACCGTCTCGCAGCAGACCACCACGAAGATCGTGGCGTACAGGGCCCACAGGGTGGCGCCGCCGGTGGCGATCAGCACGACCAGGGCGGTGACGGCGATCGCGGCGACCGTGCTGGAGACCGTCATGGCGCGGAGGCGGTCGACCCGGTCCAGCAGCACGCCCGCGAACGGCGCGACGAGCAGCCAGGGCAGGAAGCGCGCCACCACCAGGCCGGAGACGGCGAGCGGGTCGTGGGTCAGGGTGGCGGCGATGAGCGGCAGCGCGGTGGCGAGCATGCCGTCGCCGAGGTTGGTGAGGGTTCCGGCCGCCCAGAAGCGGTGGAAGAGCCCGCCGAGGCGTTCGGTGCGCGGCGGCGCGGCGGAGGGTTCGGTGGCCATGGGGGTCCTCCTGTGTTCGGGGGTGCCACCACCGTAAGACAAAGGTTTCTTTGCAAAGAGAATCGTGCAGAGGTTTCTTTGCATTACTTTCGGACGTACCGCCGTCACCCGTTGACAGGAGCGCGGGAAAGGAACCTCCCCGCCACCGGAAGCCCGTTATGGGCGACAATGGAGGGCGTACGCCCCGGGCTCCGGGGCGGGTTCCGGCTCAAGGAATGAGGTGTCGCCGGATGGACCCGGTCTCCATGGTCTTCGGAGCCACGATCGCTCTCGGCGGGTTCCTGTTCGGCCGCCTGCTGACCAAACGCCAGACGCGGGCGGCGCTCGACCAGCAGCGCAGACAGGAGCAGGCCCGGGTCCTGGGCGCACCGCAAAGCCCCCAGCCCCTCTGCGGATGCGGCCACCACCTGGTCTTCCACGACCAGCAGAACAAGAGGTGCCAGACCCAGGTGGTCATCCCCGGCCGCTGGACCGGGCAGGCCAGCTCCACCTACCGCCAGTGCATGTGCCAGGGCTACCGGGGTCCGCTCCCCCTCGACGAGTACTACGCCCCCGACTACCTCAACGAGACCGACGGCTGACCGGGCGCGGGAGCGTCCCGTGCCCGTCGGCGGTGGCGCGGCGCGGTTGTCCACAGGCGGTGACGGGGGCTGGCGCGGACCGGCCCCTTCCGCTTTCCTGGAAGCGGGGAGCCCGGGCGCCGCCACCCCCGGGTTTCCTCCCTCCCGACCGCCTCCGACCGCCGCCCCTCGCCTCCGACCGCACGGACCGGCCCCGCGCACGGGGGCCGCCCCGCCCCGTTCTTTGCGAAACCGCCCCGGCGAGGGCCCCGCGCCGCGTCCGCCGCTCCCCGCACGGGAAACCGGGCGAGACCACCGCCACAGTGCGCGAACCTGGGACACGGGGCCGACGGGATGACAATGTCGCTCCCCGCCACCAGAATGTCCCCGCACCGAACAGCCAGAGAGTGGACGTTTAACCAGTGACGACGCCTGTGACACCCACGATCGACCAGCGCATCGCCGAGGAACTCGGAGTGGGCGCGCACCAGGTCACCGCCGCCGTCGACCTGCTCGACAGCGGATCGACCGTGCCCTTCATCGCCCGCTACCGCAAGGAGGCCACCGGAGCGCTGGACGACGCCCAGCTGCGCGCCCTGGAGGAGCGCCTGCGCTACCTGCGTGAGCTGGCCGAGCGCCGGACCGCGATCCTGGAGTCCATCCGTTCCCAGGGCAAGCTGGACGAGGCGCTGGAGGCCAGCATCCACGCGGCCGACTCCAAGGCGCGGCTGGAGGACATCTACCTCCCCTACAAGCCCAAGCGGCGCACCAAGGCCCAGATCGCCCGCGAGGCGGGGCTCGAACCCCTGGCCGAGGGGCTGCTGGCCGACCCCACCCAGGACCCCCAGGAGGCGGCCGCGGCCTACGTCGACCCCGACAAGGAGGTGGCCGACGTCAAGGCCGCCCTGGACGGGGCCCGCGCCATCCTGGTGGAGCGCTTCGCCGAGGACGCCGACCTCACCGGCGTCCTGCGCGAGCGGCTGTGGGAGAGGGGCCGGTTGGGCTCGGCCGTGCGCGAGGGCAAGGAGGAGGCGGGCGCCAAGTTCGCCGACTACTTCGCGTTCTCCGAACCGCTCACCCAACTGCCCTCCCACCGCGTGCTGGCCATGTACCGGGGTGAGAAGGAGGAGATCCTCACCCTCACCCTGGAGCCGGAGGACGCCCCGGCCGAGAACGCCGACGGCACCACGCCCCGCAGCACCTACGAGAACGCCATCGCCCACCACTTCGGGATCGTGGACCGCGGCCGCCCCGCCGACCGCTGGCTCCAGGACACCGTGCGCTGGGGCTGGCGCACCCGCATCCTGGTGCGGCTGGACATCGACGTGCGCATGCGGCTGTGGCAGCAGGCCGAGGACGACGGCGTGAACGTGTTCGCCGCCAACCTGCGCGACCTGCTGCTGGCGGCCCCCGCCGGAAGCCGCGCCACCCTGGGCCTGGACCCGGGCCTGCGCACCGGGGTCAAGGTCGCGGTCACCGACGCCACCGGCAAGGTCGTGGCCACCGACACGGTCTTCCCGCACGCGCCCCGCCGCGACTGGGACGGCGCCATCCACAGCCTGGCCGGGCTGTGCGCCGCCCACGGCGTGGAACTGGTCGCGATCGGCAACGGCACCGCCTCCCGCGAGACCGACAAGCTCGCCGCCGACCTGATCAAGCGCCACCCCGAACTCAACCTCACCAAGGTGATGGTGTCGGAGGCGGGCGCGTCGGTGTACTCGGCCTCGGCCTACGCCTCCGAGGAGCTGCCGGACCTGGACGTGTCGCTGCGCGGCGCCGCCTCCATCGCCCGCCGCCTCCAGGACCCGCTGGCCGAGCTGGTCAAGATCGACCCCAAGTCGATCGGGGTCGGCCAGTACCAGCACGACCTGGCCGAGACCAAGCTGTCGCGCTCCCTGGACGCGGTGGTCGAGGACTGTGTGAACGGCGTGGGCGTGGACGTCAACACCGCGTCGGTGCCGCTGCTGACCCGGGTGTCGGGCGTGACCTCCACCCTGGCGCGCAACATCGTCGCGCACCGCGACGCCAACGGCCCCTTCCGCACCCGCGAGGCGCTGCGCTCGGTGCCGCGCCTGGGCCCCAAGGCCTTCGAGCAGTGCGCGGGCTTCCTGCGCGTGCCCGGCGGCGACGACCCGCTGGACGCCTCGGCGGTGCACCCCGAGGCCTACCCGGTGGTACGGCGCATCCTGGACCGGGTGGGGACCGACCTGCCCTCGCTCATCGGCAACAAGGACCTGCTGTCGCGGGTGCGCCCCGAGGAGTTCGTGGACGACACCTTCGGTCTGCCCACGGTCACCGACATCCTCGCCGAGCTGGACAAGCCCGGCCGGGACCCGCGCCCGGCCTTCACCACCGCCACCTTCAAGGAGGGCGTGGAGAAGCTCCAGGACCTGACCCCGGGCATGCTCCTGGAGGGCGTGGTCACCAACGTGGCGGCCTTCGGCGCGTTCGTGGACGTGGGCGTGCACCAGGACGGCCTGGTGCACGTGTCGGCGCTGTCGTACAAGTTCGTGGAGGACCCGCGCGACGTGGTCAAGCCGGGCGACATCGTGAAGGTCAAGGTCCAGGACGTCGACATCCCGCGCAAGCGCATCTCCCTGACCATGCGCCTGGACGACGAGGCGCCCGCCCGCGGCGGCCGGGGCGGCCGCGAGGAGCGCGGCGACCGCGGCGGCAACGACCGACGCCGGGGCAACGGCGGCGGTGGCGGCGGCCGTCGCAACAACGGCGGCGGACGCGGCCGCGACAACAGCGGGGGCGCCGCCCCGCAGGGCGCGATGGCCGAGGCGCTGCGCCGCGCCGGCCTGGGCAAGTAACGCCCCTCGCCGCCGACGGGTGCGGGGAGGGGAGTACCGCGCTCCGGGCGGCGGGGCGGGGAGCGGGGGCCGACGCGTCCCGGCGGCACGGGCGTCACGAGCACCCCGGCCCGGCGGGCGTCCGGGCCCTGCCGCTTCTCCCTCCCTCGGGCGTCAGCCCCCGAGGCGAGGACGCCCCGCATCGCAGCGCCTTGCCGGGTGCCAGCCCGCCCGACACCCCGCGGCCCCTCGGCCCCTCGGGCGCGCGGGAGTCAGCTCCTCCCCGTACCCGCGGTGGCGGGGACCGGTCGCACCCGACCGGTCCCCGCCCGGGTCAGACGTGGTCCCGCGGGATCACCGAGGTGTAGATCTTGGTGGCCACGCGCCGCGTGCCCTCGTAGGCGTCCAACGTCGCGTGCAGGTGGAAGTCGGTCGCCGTGGACGTGAGCACCGTGTGGGTCCTGGTCCGCACGGACCAGTCGCCGCGGGCGAAGCCCATCGTCCACACCGCCTCGCCACGGACCGAGTCGTGGTCGTCGCCGACCCTGCTGTAGCGCTCCTCCGCCCGACGGGTCACCTCCAGGCCGATGTCGTCGAAGCGCACCGTCCCCAGGTCCTTGACCACCTCCAGCGCGGCCCCGTAGCGCACCAGGTCCTGGGTCAGGTCCCACCGCTCCTCGCCCGGAGCGATCCGGCTCGTCGCGATCGGGGCGGTGCCCTCGGGCTCCCCGAAAGCGGCCACACCCCGCCCGTCACCACCGCCCTCGACCGGACGCACCGGAAGCAGCACACGGGTGTGCTCCCCCTGGAACACCGAGAGGGTCACCGGCTCGGGCGAGGGCCACACCAGCGGCCAGTAGGAGGTGGAGACCGAGACCCGCACCCGGTGCCCGGCCGGGAATGCCTGGGCCACACCGTTGAGGGGGACCGACACGCGGTACCGGCGCCCGGGCACGAGCTTGCGCGGCCTCTCGTGGCCGTCGGCGTGGGTGAGGTTGAGCAGCCCGTAGGTCACCCGCGTGGCCTGCCCCTGGGGCGCGACGTCGCACAACCGCACCGCGACCATCGCGTCGGGCCGGTCCACCGCCAGTTCGAGTTCGACCACCGCGGAGCCGAGGATCTCCAAGCGCCGGGGAAGCGGCACGCTGTCGAAGACGATGGACCCGCCGTCGTCCTCGCGCTGGTCGTAGGGCAGGTCCGGGGGGGCGTTGTACGAACACCACTTGCCCGCGTGCTGTCCGGTGGACAGCGGGGAGGACAGGGTCAGCACGTCCTCCCGCCCCGAGGGCTCCCCCTCCGCGAGCACCCGGCCCGCGCCCAGGTCGCGCGGTACCAGCGCGACCTCCGGCGAGGGCCACTCCCGCTCACCGACCCAGCGCCCCGGCCGGGCCTCGTAGGAGGTGGAGGGCGCCACGCTCTCCTGCATCCAGGCCCGCAGGACGGGCGCGTCCATCACGTCGTTGTCCACGCCCTTGAGCCAGCGGTCCCACCAGCGCACCACCTCCTGGAGGAAGCCGATGGCGGGGCCGGGCTGGCCCAGGTGCGGGTACTTGTGCGACCAGGGGCCCAGCAGGCCCAGACGGGGGACGCTCAACCCCTCCAGCAGCCGGAAGACCGAGTTGGAGTAACCGTCGGCCCACCCGCTGACGGCCATGACGGGCACCCGGATCGCGTCCAGGTCCTCGGCCACCGAACCGTGCCTCCAGTACGCGTCCCGGTGCTGGTGGCGCAGCCAGGTGTCGAGCCACAGGCCGCTGTGCTCCAGCCGCTCGTGCCACATGTCGCGCCAGCGCTCACCGACCAGCTCCGGATCGGGCGGGCAGGAGTTGTAGGCGAACATCGTGGAGGCCCACGACAGGTTGTCCCCCAGCAGGCACCCGCCCATGTAGTGCACGTCGTCGGAGTAGCGGTCGTCGGTGGAGCAGGCGGTCACGATCGCCCGCAGGCTCTCCGGCCGCCGCGCGGCGACCTGGAGGGCGTTGAACCCGCCCCAGGAGATACCCATCATCCCGGTGCGGCCGTCGCACCAGGGCTGCTCGGCGAGCCAGGCCAGCACCTCCTCCGCGTCCAGGAGCTCGCGTTCGAGGTACTCGTCGGTGAGCACCCCCTCGGAGTCGCCGCTGCCGCGCAGGTCCACGCGGGCGCACGCGTACCCGTGCCCGGCCATGTAGGGGTGGTGCACCGAGTCGCGCTGCGCGGTCAGGTCGCGCCTGCGGTACGGGATGAACTCCAGGACCGCCGGCACCGGGGCCTCCTCGCTCCCCACCGGACGCCAGATCCGCGCGGCCAGCCGGACCCCGTCGCTGATCGGGATCAGGACGTACTCGTCCTCGCGGACCTCGTGGGGCAGGTCGCTGACGGTCCTCATCACCGGACCCCCTCCTGTCGGACGTCGTCGGTGTCATGGACCGTGAAGGGCAGTTCCGCCACGCAGGCCCGGTACCTGCGCTCGCACTCCTCGCTGTCCCCGCCGCCCACGAACACCTGGGCCAGCTCGAAGCTGTAGCTGTCCTGGAGGGGCAGGTCGGAGAGCCGCTGGCCCTGGCGCGCGACGATCTCCACCTTCGTACCCGGCGCCGTCTTCTCCGCACGCGCGACGTCCTCGGCGGTGGGCACCGCCGCGACGAAGCCGTCGCGGAAGCGGCGCAGGAACCACTTGGCGGCCACCGCGTACCGCCCGCCGCGCTCCAGCTCGGGCTCCTCCCCCAGCGCGACCCTCAGGCAGATCTCGTGGTTGGACACCCCGCGCACCAGTTCGAACAGCCTGGCGTGCGACTGGGAGTGGCGCGGGTTGATCTCCAGGAGCCGGACGTCGCCGCTGCGCGGATCGTGGAAGTACTCGATGTTGAAGGTGACGTCGTCCAGGCCGATCCGGGAGATCACCCGTTCGGACAGCTCGGTCAGGCGCG is drawn from Nocardiopsis dassonvillei subsp. dassonvillei DSM 43111 and contains these coding sequences:
- a CDS encoding deoxyribonuclease IV, which codes for MEKSEQQRPPSPVGAHVPVAGGMADKGLAYAEEIGAEAVQVFVSNPRGWATNGGDPAQDARMRERVDLPVFVHAPYLINLGTPSEETAEKSVRSLEHALRRSARIDALGVVVHTGSAVSGGREAGLSRTRERLMPLLERLGGDVPPVLLEPMAGQGQVLCATIDDLAAYLEVLEWHPRVGVCLDTAHMFAAGHDISTVEGMRATLDRFGAVVGADRLKVVHCNDSKAACGSCRDRHENIGAGHIGAEPFGELFRHPVSAGVPLILETPGPAGPHAADVATLKRLRET
- a CDS encoding winged helix-turn-helix domain-containing protein, with product MTDDADVPADSHQQMRVSAQALRGLAHPLRARLLDELRINGPATATILGRRLGESSGATSYHLRQLSRYGFIDNEPGRTGGRERWWRMRPGGWSMSGHEFLSNPETRVVAQAVLDRLYQQKRRRFADWTALVSDSPDLPAVRRWKDAATDSTSHARMTPGEAAEFADALNDFLGSWGRRFQGRTPESHPDTDVVQVDTALFPVLPEAEGRSEGSAAERD
- a CDS encoding MFS transporter, with protein sequence MATEPSAAPPRTERLGGLFHRFWAAGTLTNLGDGMLATALPLIAATLTHDPLAVSGLVVARFLPWLLVAPFAGVLLDRVDRLRAMTVSSTVAAIAVTALVVLIATGGATLWALYATIFVVVCCETVTDPVTRITVARIVPGRLLDRANSRLEGGRLVAQDCVATPVAGVLFAVAAALPVAGTALSYALCAVLVVTVALMLRRVPVPAGSTGAAESNGGAESGEGAGSGQGVLRSLREGFAYVFGRPLTRGLAFNNAGSMIGIQMATSVLVLYAQEVLGVPEALYGLFMASIAVGGVLGSVLAARFVAGLGRRTVMMGGYLGMGACLLAVGLVPDAWSAALAWGLMGLFLTVTNVSGSLFFQAVVPSHVRGRAAAAFRMAGWGLSPVGALLGGLLGRIDLALPFLVGGLVMVVTPLVFRRSVAECARLSDEAAASAAGDR
- a CDS encoding Tex family protein — encoded protein: MTPTIDQRIAEELGVGAHQVTAAVDLLDSGSTVPFIARYRKEATGALDDAQLRALEERLRYLRELAERRTAILESIRSQGKLDEALEASIHAADSKARLEDIYLPYKPKRRTKAQIAREAGLEPLAEGLLADPTQDPQEAAAAYVDPDKEVADVKAALDGARAILVERFAEDADLTGVLRERLWERGRLGSAVREGKEEAGAKFADYFAFSEPLTQLPSHRVLAMYRGEKEEILTLTLEPEDAPAENADGTTPRSTYENAIAHHFGIVDRGRPADRWLQDTVRWGWRTRILVRLDIDVRMRLWQQAEDDGVNVFAANLRDLLLAAPAGSRATLGLDPGLRTGVKVAVTDATGKVVATDTVFPHAPRRDWDGAIHSLAGLCAAHGVELVAIGNGTASRETDKLAADLIKRHPELNLTKVMVSEAGASVYSASAYASEELPDLDVSLRGAASIARRLQDPLAELVKIDPKSIGVGQYQHDLAETKLSRSLDAVVEDCVNGVGVDVNTASVPLLTRVSGVTSTLARNIVAHRDANGPFRTREALRSVPRLGPKAFEQCAGFLRVPGGDDPLDASAVHPEAYPVVRRILDRVGTDLPSLIGNKDLLSRVRPEEFVDDTFGLPTVTDILAELDKPGRDPRPAFTTATFKEGVEKLQDLTPGMLLEGVVTNVAAFGAFVDVGVHQDGLVHVSALSYKFVEDPRDVVKPGDIVKVKVQDVDIPRKRISLTMRLDDEAPARGGRGGREERGDRGGNDRRRGNGGGGGGRRNNGGGRGRDNSGGAAPQGAMAEALRRAGLGK
- a CDS encoding CocE/NonD family hydrolase, with product MRTVSDLPHEVREDEYVLIPISDGVRLAARIWRPVGSEEAPVPAVLEFIPYRRRDLTAQRDSVHHPYMAGHGYACARVDLRGSGDSEGVLTDEYLERELLDAEEVLAWLAEQPWCDGRTGMMGISWGGFNALQVAARRPESLRAIVTACSTDDRYSDDVHYMGGCLLGDNLSWASTMFAYNSCPPDPELVGERWRDMWHERLEHSGLWLDTWLRHQHRDAYWRHGSVAEDLDAIRVPVMAVSGWADGYSNSVFRLLEGLSVPRLGLLGPWSHKYPHLGQPGPAIGFLQEVVRWWDRWLKGVDNDVMDAPVLRAWMQESVAPSTSYEARPGRWVGEREWPSPEVALVPRDLGAGRVLAEGEPSGREDVLTLSSPLSTGQHAGKWCSYNAPPDLPYDQREDDGGSIVFDSVPLPRRLEILGSAVVELELAVDRPDAMVAVRLCDVAPQGQATRVTYGLLNLTHADGHERPRKLVPGRRYRVSVPLNGVAQAFPAGHRVRVSVSTSYWPLVWPSPEPVTLSVFQGEHTRVLLPVRPVEGGGDGRGVAAFGEPEGTAPIATSRIAPGEERWDLTQDLVRYGAALEVVKDLGTVRFDDIGLEVTRRAEERYSRVGDDHDSVRGEAVWTMGFARGDWSVRTRTHTVLTSTATDFHLHATLDAYEGTRRVATKIYTSVIPRDHV